A window from Candidatus Neptunochlamydia vexilliferae encodes these proteins:
- a CDS encoding co-chaperone GroES, with the protein MSEKKFKPLGNRVLVKRSEAVESKGGILLPDSAQEKQKQGEVLAVGPGKMKEGKLEEMELKVGDKILFSAFAGTEVKGEEELLIMSEDDVLAVVE; encoded by the coding sequence ATGTCAGAAAAAAAGTTTAAGCCATTAGGAAATCGAGTTCTTGTTAAGCGGTCTGAAGCGGTCGAAAGCAAAGGGGGCATTTTGCTTCCCGACTCGGCACAGGAGAAGCAAAAGCAGGGAGAAGTCCTTGCTGTCGGCCCCGGCAAGATGAAAGAGGGAAAGCTCGAAGAGATGGAACTAAAGGTGGGTGACAAGATTTTATTCAGCGCCTTTGCAGGAACCGAAGTGAAGGGAGAAGAAGAACTTCTCATTATGTCTGAAGATGATGTTTTAGCAGTTGTAGAATAA
- a CDS encoding exo-beta-N-acetylmuramidase NamZ domain-containing protein → MWRLIFFTLCFPLFAAVDLGVDLFFKDGHDKPLKTKRIGLVSNHTGVNKTLTPTVTLLQQKGMKVVALFSPEHGWSGSAHAGKKTQDGKVGALKLYSLHGKTRRPTSEMLQGIDVLIYDIQDIGVRSYTYATTLFYVMEEAAKRKIPVVVFDRPNPINGLIVDGGMLGEKWRSFIGYVNVPYCHGMTIGELATFFNGEYKIGCQLKVIPMKGWRRTMTFKETGLTWIPTSPHIPEPDTPLFYASTGILGELNMVNIGIGYTLPFKVVGAPWIDAEVFAKKLNSQKLPGVRFFPFHYRPFYGSFKGKECHGVLIRPTNMRRYRPLSVQYLLMGILKSLYPKQTKGYLEKVNGNKKRLFCLANGNDEIFRMMLYERYAAWKMIAHEQSEREQFKKVRIKYLLY, encoded by the coding sequence ATGTGGCGACTCATTTTTTTCACCCTCTGTTTCCCCCTTTTTGCCGCCGTTGATCTCGGCGTCGATCTCTTCTTTAAGGACGGGCATGACAAACCGCTGAAAACAAAACGGATTGGTCTTGTCAGTAACCACACCGGCGTCAACAAAACGCTCACCCCCACCGTTACTCTTTTGCAACAAAAAGGGATGAAGGTCGTTGCCCTTTTCAGCCCCGAGCATGGGTGGTCAGGAAGTGCCCATGCAGGAAAGAAGACCCAAGATGGAAAAGTCGGAGCTCTAAAGCTCTATAGCTTGCATGGAAAAACCCGCCGCCCGACAAGCGAAATGCTCCAAGGGATCGATGTTTTAATCTATGACATTCAAGACATTGGGGTCCGTTCCTATACCTATGCGACGACCCTCTTTTATGTGATGGAAGAGGCGGCCAAGCGGAAAATTCCAGTGGTGGTCTTTGATCGCCCTAACCCGATTAATGGGTTGATCGTTGATGGGGGAATGCTAGGGGAAAAGTGGCGCTCCTTTATTGGCTATGTTAATGTTCCTTATTGCCATGGGATGACGATTGGAGAGCTTGCCACATTCTTTAATGGAGAGTATAAGATTGGGTGCCAACTCAAAGTCATTCCAATGAAGGGGTGGAGGCGGACGATGACCTTTAAAGAGACGGGGCTTACTTGGATCCCCACCAGTCCCCATATTCCCGAGCCCGATACTCCTCTTTTCTATGCATCGACCGGCATTTTAGGAGAGCTCAACATGGTGAACATTGGGATTGGGTACACCCTCCCTTTTAAGGTTGTGGGGGCTCCCTGGATCGATGCCGAAGTGTTTGCTAAGAAGCTCAATAGCCAAAAACTTCCCGGCGTCCGTTTCTTTCCTTTTCACTACCGCCCTTTTTATGGCTCCTTTAAAGGGAAAGAGTGTCATGGGGTCCTCATCCGCCCCACCAACATGAGGCGTTACCGCCCCTTAAGTGTCCAATATCTTTTAATGGGAATTCTCAAAAGTCTCTACCCTAAGCAAACGAAGGGGTATCTCGAAAAAGTGAACGGCAATAAAAAGCGCCTTTTTTGCTTGGCCAATGGGAACGATGAGATCTTTCGGATGATGCTCTACGAGCGGTATGCCGCGTGGAAGATGATCGCTCATGAGCAAAGCGAGCGGGAACAGTTTAAGAAAGTCCGGATAAAATATCTCCTCTATTAG